A portion of the Oncorhynchus clarkii lewisi isolate Uvic-CL-2024 chromosome 27, UVic_Ocla_1.0, whole genome shotgun sequence genome contains these proteins:
- the LOC139385982 gene encoding transcriptional adapter 2-alpha-like, which produces MDHLASFGNDPSDKPPCRGCSSNLVEPYIKCAECGPSPFLLCLQCFTRGFEFKKHESNHKYEIMTSDFPVLEPSWTAQEEMALLEAVMDCGFGNWQDVAYQMRTKNKEECEAHYMKNFINNPLFSSTLLNLRQIEEARTADTAIPFKPTDDPPRPTFDSLLSRDMAGYMPARADFMEEFDNYAEWDLKDIDFVDDDSDILHALKIAVVDIYHSRLKERGRRKKIIRDHGLINLRKFQILERRYPKEVQDLYDAMRRFARVVGPIEHDKFIESHALEFELRREIGRLQEYRRAGIQSFCSAKVYERVKQVREDERRKRTMLVDVLQYIQDGRACQQWLSKQAAIDAGITPVVTTITTSATGRRCAPPLNLTGLPGTEKLNDREKELCQVVRLVPGAYLEYKQALLNECRRQGGLRLAQARALIKIDVNKTRKIYDFLIKEGYINKA; this is translated from the exons ATGGACCACTTGGCATCTTTTGGAA ATGACCCTTCTGACAAGCCCCCATGTCGAGGTTGCTCATCTAACCTGGTGGAACCCTATATAAAATGTGCAGAGTGTGGACCCTCACCTTTCCTTCTCTGTCTCCAG TGTTTTACCAGAGGGTTTGAGTTCAAGAAACATGAGAGTAATCACAAGTATGAAATCATG ACATCAGACTTCCCTGTGCTGGAACCTAGCTGGACAGCACAGGAGGAGATGGCCCTTCTGGAAGCAGTCATGGACTGTGGCTTTGGGAACTG GCAGGATGTGGCGTATCAGATGCGCACCAAAAACAAGGAGGAGTGTGAAGCCCACTACATGAAGAACTTCATCAAcaatcccctgttctcctccaccCTGCTCAACCTCAGACAGATAGAGGAGGCTCGTACTGCAGACACAGCCATTCCCTTCAAAC CCACTGACGACCCCCCCAGGCCCACCTTTGACTCCCTGTTGTCTCGAGACATGGCTGGATACATGCCTGCCAGAGCAGACTTCATGGAG GAATTTGACAACTATGCTGAGTGGGATCTGAAAGACATTGATTTTGTGGATGATGACTCAGACATACTACATG CGCTGAAGATTGCCGTTGTTGACATATACCATTCAAGgttaaaggagagaggaagaagaaagaa GATAATCCGGGACCATGGACTGATCAACCTGAGGAAGTTCCAAA TTCTGGAGCGTCGCTACCCTAAGGAGGTACAGGATCTGTATGATGCTATGAGACGTTTTGCCAGGGTGGTGGGCCCCATCGAACACGACAAGTTCATAGAGAGTCATGCAT TGGAGTTTGAGCTGAGAAGAGAGATCGGCAGGCTACAGGAGTACAGGAGAGCAGGCATCCAGTCTTTCTGCA GTGCCAAGGTGTATGAGCGTGTGAAGCAGGTGAGGGAGGATGAGCGGAGGAAGAGGACCATGCTAGTTGATGTGCTGCAGTACATTCAGGACGGACGGGCCTGCCAGCAGTGGCTCAGCAAACAGGCTGCCAT TGACGCTGGTATCACTCCTGTtgtcaccaccatcaccacatcAG CAACAGGCAGGAGATGCGCCCCTCCTCTCAACCTGACTGGCCTGCCAGGGACAGAGAAGCTCAACGACAGGGAGAAAGAG TTGTGCCAGGTGGTGCGTCTGGTGCCAGGTGCCTACCTGGAGTACAAGCAGGCTCTGCTGAACGAGTGCAGGCGGCAGGGTGGTCTACGGCTGGCACAGGCCCGGGCACTCATCAAGATCGACGTCAACAAGACACGCAAGATCTACGACTTCCTGATCAAGGAGGGCTACATCAACAAAGCCTAG